The Micromonospora violae DNA segment GGGCCGCCGCACCGGCAACTCGCCGACCGGTTCGCCGGCCTCTTCCCCTCCCCGGGCGGGCTCTTCGCCAGCGGCGAGTGGGTCGAGACGCCGTACGGGCCGGTCCCGGCGGACGCCGGGGGCTGGGCGGGATGCCGGCTGGACACCGCCCGGGAGTACGGCTGGGGCCTGCTGGTCGAGGCCACCATCGAGGCGGTCGACCTGGCCGAGGAGGCCGCCCCGCTGCTGCACTACCGCGGTCGCTACCACGAGCTGCCGGCCTGAGCGGACACCCCGCTCGGCTCGACCGATCATCGCAGTGATCTGAGTCACTTGGCGCAGCCAGCCAACCGCTCGGCGCACTCGCCGACCGACGTCGATCTCAGCCTTCCCTGCCGGGGAGCGCGCTCTTTACCGTGCGCGAAACTCCTCTGACGCCTGTGAAGGTGGTGATCCACAGATGTCCACGGACACACCCGCTCCGGCCGCTTCCGAGTCGGACAAGTACCTGGCCGTACAACGGTCGGACGAATTCGCCGGGCTGCGGCGTACGCTGCGCGGCTTCGTCTTCCCGATGACCGTCGCGTTCTTCCTGTGGTATGCGCTCTACGTCATTCTCTCCGCGTACGCCCGGGACTTCATGGGCACGAAGCTCTTCGGCAGCAACATCAACGTCGCGTTGATCTTCGGCCTGCTCCAGTTCGTCTCCACGTTCCTGATCGCCTGGTTCTACTCCCGGTACGCGGACCGGAAGATCGACCCCATCGCCGACCGGATCCGCGCCGAGATCGGGGAGGTGACCCATGAGCACGGTCCACGCGGTTGAGACGTTCCTCGCGGCTGAGGCGGGCAACCACACCGCCCGCAACCTGACCATCACGCTGTTCCTGGTCTTCGTGGCGGTGACCCTGGGCATCACCATCTGGGCCAGCCGGCAGACCAAGACGGCTACCGACTTCTACGCGGGCGGCCGGTCCTTCTCCGGCTTCCAGAACGGCATGGCGATCGGCGGCGACTACATGTCGGCCGCCTCGTTCCTCGGCATCGCCGGCATCATCGCGCTCTACGGCTACGACGGCTTCCTCTACTCGATCGGCTTCCTGGTCGCCTGGCTGGTGGCCCTACTGCTGGTCGCGGAGCTGCTGCGCAACTCGGGCCGGTACACGATGGCGGACGTGCTGGCCTTCCGGATGCGTCAGCGTCCGGTGCGTACGGCGGCGGCGGTCTCCACCATCACGGTGTCGATCTTCTACCTGCTCGCCCAGATGGTGGGCGCCGGTGCGCTGGTCGCGCTGTTGCTGGGGATCAAGCCGGGGACGACCTTCCTCGGCATGGACGCGGACGCCGCGAAGATCGCCACCATCATCATGGTCGGCGCCCTGATGATCATCTACGTCACCGTGGGCGGCATGAAGGGCACCACCTACGTGCAGATCGTCAAGGCGTTCCTGCTGATGGGCGGCGCGATCATCATGACGCTGCTGGTGCTCGCCAAGTACAAGTTCAACCTCTCCTCGCTGCTCGGCGACGCCGCGGACGCCTCCGGCAAGGGAGCCGCCTTCCTGGAACCCGGGCTCCGCTACGGGGTGGAGACACCAGGCGACGCGCTGAAGACCTTCTACAGCAAGATGGACCTGCTCTCGCTCGGCATCGCCCTGGTGCTCGGCACCGCCGGTCTGCCGCACATCCTGATCCGCTTCTACACGGTGCCGACCGCGAAGGCCGCCCGTAAGAGCGTGCTCTGGGCGATCGGCATCATCGGCACCTTCTACCTGCTCACCCTGGCCCTGGGCTTCGGCGCGGCGGCACTGGTCGGCAGCGAGGCCATCACGGCGCAGGACAAGGCCGGAAACACTGCCGCGCCGCAGTTGGCCGAAGCGCTCGGCATCGACTTCCTCGGCGGCGAACTAGGTGGGGCGGCCCTGCTAGCGATCATCGCAGCGGTCGCCTTCGCCACCATCCTCGCGGTGGTCGCCGGGTTGACGCTCGCCTCGTCGTCCAGCCTGGCGCACGACTTCTACGCGAACGTGCTGAAGAAGGGTGCGGCGTCAGAGCGGCAGGAGGTACGGGTCGCCCGGATCTCCGCCCTGGTGATCGGCGCGGTGTCGATCGCCCTGTCGATCTACGCGCAGAACCTGAACGTGGCGTTCCTGGTGGCGCTGGCCTTCGCGGTCGCCGCCTCGGGCAACCTGCCGGCGATCCTCTACAGCCTCTTCTGGCGGCGGTTCAACACCTCCGGCGCGGTGTGGGCGATCTACGGCGGGCTGATCTCGGCCGTGCTGCTGGTGTTCTTCTCGCCGGTGGTCTCCGGCGCGGCGACCTCGATGTTCCCGAACCACGACTGGCAGTGGTTCCCACTGTCCAACCCGGGCATCCTCTCCATCCCGTTCGGTTTCCTCTGCGGATGGATCGGCACTGTCATCTCCAAGGAGCACGACGAGGACAAGTACGCGGAGTTGGAGGTGCGCTCCCTCACCGGCGCTGGCGCCCACTGATCGCGCCACCCCTGGGCAGGGGTCCCCTGTTGACGCGTGTCGTCAACAGGGGACCCCTTCCGCGATTTCGGCGGTCGGTAGGCTGAGCGCCATGAAGGTTGCTGAGCGCTTCGGTCCCGGTCACCGCGTCCTCGTCACCGGCGGAGCTGGCTTCGTCCCGTCGCACCTGGTGGACTCCCTGATCGCCCGAGGTTGCACGGTGGTGGCGCTGGACAACTTCGTGACCGGTTCCAAGGAGAACGTCGCCCACCTGCTGGATCGGCCAACCTTCACCCTCGTCGAGGCGGACATCTCCGACGGCCTGCCGACCCACCACCCGGCGCTGGCCGAGCGGTTCGACGCGATCCTGCACATGGCCTCTCCGGCCAGCCCCACCGACTTCGCCCAACTGCCGGTGGAGATCCTCCGGGTCGGCTCGGTCGGCACCCTGCACCTGCTGGAGCGCGCGGTCGCCGACGGCGCCCGGTTCCTGATGGCCTCCACCTCCGAGGCGTACGGGGACCCGAAGGAGCACCCGCAGCGGGAGACCTACTGGGGCAACGTCAACCCGATCGGGGTACGCAGCGTCTACGACGAGGCCAAGCGCTTCTCCGAGGCCGCGACGATGGCGTACCACCGCTACCGCGGGCTCGACGCGGCGATCGTCCGGATCTTCAACACGTACGGCCCGCGGATGCGCCCGGACGACGGCCGCGCCATCCCCACCTTCATCTCACAGGCGCTGCGCGGCGAGCCGATCACCGTGCACGGCACGGGCAACCAGACCCGGTCCATCTGCTTCGTCGAGGACCTGGTGCGCGGCATCCTGCTGCTGCTCGACTCGACCGAGACGGGCCCGGTCAACTGCGGCACCGAGCACGAGCTGACCATGCGCCAACTCGCCGAGTTGATCGTGTCGCTCTCCGACAGCACCTCGAAGGTGACCTATGTCACCCGCAGCTCGGACGACCCGGAGATGCGTCGCCCGGATCTCACGCTCGCTCGTGAGCTGCTCGGGTACGAGCCGTCGGTCGCGCCCGAAGATGGCCTTCGACGCACGATCGAGTACTTCCGGACCCGGCTAGGGTAGCCGGATCTTTCCGTACCGCCTGCCGCTGAGTGTCGCCTGAAGGCGGCAGTGGCTCTCGCTACGTACCCTGAGTTACATGTCCGCGACCTCGTCTGACGGCGTCCCGCATCCGTATCTGCACCGCAGCGCCGGGCGCGCGTCGGTGCCCGGCCCCGACCGGGGCGCCTCCGGGCGCGCCCGTCCCACTGAGGGGCGCTTCTACCCGTCGTACGACGAGGATCAGCCCCGCTCCGGTGGCCCGGCGGGGCCCACGGGACCTGGCGGCCCGGGTGACGCCGGTGGGTCGGGGCGACGAGGCCCGCGCCCGCGTTGGGGTCGGATCGCCCTGGTGGCCGGGGTCGCGGTGTTGGTGCTGGCGTTGCTCGGCAGCGTCGGCGCGTGGTTGTACGCCCGTGGGCTCAACAACGACCTGGCCCGCACCGACCCGTTCGCGGAGATCACCGGTGGTCGGCCCGCCAAGACCGTCGATGGCGCGCTGAACATCCTGCTGGTCGGCAGCGACTCGCGGGATCCGGACGCGCCGGTCGACACCAAGAGTCAGTGGCGCGCCGACACGATCATCGTCATGCACATCCCGGCGGACCACCAGGAGGCCTACCTGGTCTCCATCCCCCGGGACCTGTACGTGCCGATCCCGGAGAGCGCCGGCGCCGACTGCGGCTCCGGTTCGCGCGCGAAGATCAACGCGGCGTTCGCGTTCGGTGGACTGCCGCTGGCGGTACGCACCGTGGAGTGTTTCACCGACGTGCGGATCGACCACGTGATGGCGATCGACTTCGGCGGCTTCAAGGAGGTCACGGACGCGCTCGGCGGGGTGGACCTGAAGGTGGAACGAACCATCACCTCGATCCACAAGCCGTACCGGACATTCACCAAGGGCACCAACCACATGGACGGCGCGGAGGCGCTGGACTGGATCCGGCAGCGCAAGCAGTTCCCGGACGGGGACTTCGCCCGGATGCGGCACCAGCAGGAGTTTCTTCGGGCGCTGATGGACAAGGCGGCCAGCACCGGCACGCTGGCGAACCCGAAGAAGCTCAACGACTTCCTCAAGTCGGTGACCGCGGCCGTAACCGTCGACCAGACTTTCTCGGTTACAGACATGGCGCTGCAGTTCCGTAACCTGCGCGGCCAGAACCTCACCTTTGTGACCAGCCCGAACTCGGGCAGCGAAACGATCAACGGCGAGTCGGTGGTGGTGTCCGACCGGGAGAAGGCGCTCGCGATGTACCAGGCCATGTCCGCGGACACGATGGCCGACTGGGTCAAGGCCAACCCGCCGAAGAGCAACGACGGCGGCTGACCGCGCTCCGGGGAGCACCAGCCGTTCGGATTATCGAGTCGCGCCGATCGACTGAGTCTGCGAAATTCGACGTCCGGATTGACCCGGGATGAACTCGCCAAGTCGATTTGATGTACGTACAGTGGTGCCGCCCCCTCCTGATCACGAGCTGGAGCACGCATGCCGGTTCAGGCCAGTCGTCGCCCTTCCTCCCCCGGGTCCGCCGCCCCCAGCGGCCGGGTCGCTGCGGCCATTCCCGCGCAGACACGCCCCTCGGGGGGCGGGCCGGGTGCCCGCCCGCCAGGTGGCGGTGGCGGTGGCGACCGCACGGGCGGCGGTGGGTCGAAGAAGCGGACCAAGCGCAAGGACCCGCTCTGGGCCAGGCTCACCGTGGTGTTCGGTGCCGTGCTGATGCTGAGCAGCGGCGTGGCCATCGTCGGCAGCAAGGTGCTGATCGGGCAGGCGACCGGTGGCATCGCGAAGGGCAACCTGCTGGGTGAGGCCGGCAAGTCCGACGCCGAGGGCGGGGCGAGCCTGGACGGCCCGATCGACATGCTGCTGCTCGGGGTGGACGCGCGGGAGCGCTGGGCCGCCGACGACGTCCGCTCGGACAGCATCATCATCCTGCACATTCCGGCCACGCACGACCAGGCGTACCTGATCTCGATCCCCCGGGACACCGAGGCGCAGATCCCGCCGTTCAAGAAGAGCGGCTACGGCGGCGGCACCGGAAAGATCAATGCCGCGTTCCAGGCCGGTGCCGCCAACGGCGGCGGCTGGGAGGGTGGCGCCCAGCTGATGGCCCAGACGATCAAGCGGCTCACCGGGATCAGCTTCGACGGCGCGGCGATCATCAACTTCGGTGGCTTCAAGAACGTCATCGACGCCCTGGGCACGGTGCGGATCTGCGTCAGCCAGGAGGTCAAGTCGCTGCACATGTCGTACGTCGACGGCAAGCCGATGTGGAACGCGGACGCCAA contains these protein-coding regions:
- a CDS encoding DUF485 domain-containing protein, with protein sequence MSTDTPAPAASESDKYLAVQRSDEFAGLRRTLRGFVFPMTVAFFLWYALYVILSAYARDFMGTKLFGSNINVALIFGLLQFVSTFLIAWFYSRYADRKIDPIADRIRAEIGEVTHEHGPRG
- a CDS encoding solute symporter family protein, giving the protein MSTVHAVETFLAAEAGNHTARNLTITLFLVFVAVTLGITIWASRQTKTATDFYAGGRSFSGFQNGMAIGGDYMSAASFLGIAGIIALYGYDGFLYSIGFLVAWLVALLLVAELLRNSGRYTMADVLAFRMRQRPVRTAAAVSTITVSIFYLLAQMVGAGALVALLLGIKPGTTFLGMDADAAKIATIIMVGALMIIYVTVGGMKGTTYVQIVKAFLLMGGAIIMTLLVLAKYKFNLSSLLGDAADASGKGAAFLEPGLRYGVETPGDALKTFYSKMDLLSLGIALVLGTAGLPHILIRFYTVPTAKAARKSVLWAIGIIGTFYLLTLALGFGAAALVGSEAITAQDKAGNTAAPQLAEALGIDFLGGELGGAALLAIIAAVAFATILAVVAGLTLASSSSLAHDFYANVLKKGAASERQEVRVARISALVIGAVSIALSIYAQNLNVAFLVALAFAVAASGNLPAILYSLFWRRFNTSGAVWAIYGGLISAVLLVFFSPVVSGAATSMFPNHDWQWFPLSNPGILSIPFGFLCGWIGTVISKEHDEDKYAELEVRSLTGAGAH
- a CDS encoding NAD-dependent epimerase/dehydratase family protein; protein product: MKVAERFGPGHRVLVTGGAGFVPSHLVDSLIARGCTVVALDNFVTGSKENVAHLLDRPTFTLVEADISDGLPTHHPALAERFDAILHMASPASPTDFAQLPVEILRVGSVGTLHLLERAVADGARFLMASTSEAYGDPKEHPQRETYWGNVNPIGVRSVYDEAKRFSEAATMAYHRYRGLDAAIVRIFNTYGPRMRPDDGRAIPTFISQALRGEPITVHGTGNQTRSICFVEDLVRGILLLLDSTETGPVNCGTEHELTMRQLAELIVSLSDSTSKVTYVTRSSDDPEMRRPDLTLARELLGYEPSVAPEDGLRRTIEYFRTRLG
- a CDS encoding LCP family protein: MSATSSDGVPHPYLHRSAGRASVPGPDRGASGRARPTEGRFYPSYDEDQPRSGGPAGPTGPGGPGDAGGSGRRGPRPRWGRIALVAGVAVLVLALLGSVGAWLYARGLNNDLARTDPFAEITGGRPAKTVDGALNILLVGSDSRDPDAPVDTKSQWRADTIIVMHIPADHQEAYLVSIPRDLYVPIPESAGADCGSGSRAKINAAFAFGGLPLAVRTVECFTDVRIDHVMAIDFGGFKEVTDALGGVDLKVERTITSIHKPYRTFTKGTNHMDGAEALDWIRQRKQFPDGDFARMRHQQEFLRALMDKAASTGTLANPKKLNDFLKSVTAAVTVDQTFSVTDMALQFRNLRGQNLTFVTSPNSGSETINGESVVVSDREKALAMYQAMSADTMADWVKANPPKSNDGG
- a CDS encoding LCP family protein; this encodes MPVQASRRPSSPGSAAPSGRVAAAIPAQTRPSGGGPGARPPGGGGGGDRTGGGGSKKRTKRKDPLWARLTVVFGAVLMLSSGVAIVGSKVLIGQATGGIAKGNLLGEAGKSDAEGGASLDGPIDMLLLGVDARERWAADDVRSDSIIILHIPATHDQAYLISIPRDTEAQIPPFKKSGYGGGTGKINAAFQAGAANGGGWEGGAQLMAQTIKRLTGISFDGAAIINFGGFKNVIDALGTVRICVSQEVKSLHMSYVDGKPMWNADAKKTGKPRTPVVHKKGCQEMEGWAALDYSRQRKSLKNGDYDRQANQQQLIKAMAKKATEGGMLSNPAKMNNLIKAAGKAFVLDTGGVAIEKFIFTMRGVTGNELTMLKTNNGTFNANGNNTEGLNEETMAMFRAVKQDKLAEFVFTHPEVISTRK